From the genome of Gemmatimonadales bacterium, one region includes:
- a CDS encoding PHP domain-containing protein, protein MIDLHCHSTASDGLLSPADVVAAAAAAGLMAVALTDHDTLAGLPEARVTAARLGVELIGGCEFSVGVTWGEMHLLAYFLEPGTVAVEAALADARADRSRRASAMVTQLSRLGVPLTLDDVRTEANGGAMGRPHVARALHRRGHVPSVQAAFDRYIGRGRPAFVEKELPAFSAIAELVHRCGGIVSAAHLKGYGTRNNLERLKHEGLDAVETRHPSHHGDTLATITEAALSLDLARTGGSDWHGETDPSGTHATLGSQHVPDEWLVALRARAAARAGNG, encoded by the coding sequence GTGATCGATCTCCACTGCCATTCGACGGCATCGGACGGTCTTCTCTCGCCCGCCGACGTTGTCGCTGCCGCGGCGGCGGCCGGACTCATGGCGGTGGCCCTGACCGACCACGACACCCTCGCCGGCCTTCCCGAGGCGCGCGTCACCGCCGCGAGGCTCGGCGTCGAACTGATCGGTGGATGCGAATTCTCCGTCGGCGTCACGTGGGGAGAGATGCATCTACTGGCGTACTTCCTCGAGCCCGGAACTGTGGCGGTCGAAGCCGCCCTCGCCGACGCGCGCGCCGATCGGTCGCGCCGCGCCTCCGCCATGGTGACACAACTCTCCCGCCTCGGCGTCCCGCTGACACTCGATGATGTCCGGACCGAGGCGAATGGTGGCGCGATGGGTCGACCCCATGTTGCTCGCGCGTTGCATCGGCGTGGCCACGTCCCGTCGGTGCAGGCGGCGTTCGATCGATACATCGGCCGCGGTCGCCCGGCGTTCGTCGAGAAGGAACTTCCGGCGTTCAGTGCGATCGCCGAGCTGGTTCACCGGTGCGGCGGAATCGTGTCGGCGGCGCACCTCAAGGGGTACGGCACCAGGAACAACCTCGAGCGGCTGAAGCACGAGGGGCTCGACGCCGTCGAAACGCGGCACCCCAGTCATCACGGCGACACCCTCGCGACGATCACCGAGGCTGCGTTGTCGCTCGACCTCGCGCGCACCGGAGGGTCGGACTGGCACGGCGAAACGGACCCGAGCGGAACCCACGCCACGCTCGGTTCGCAGCATGTACCCGACGAATGGCTCGTCGCGTTGCGGGCGCGGGCCGCAGCACGCGCCGGGAACGGTTGA
- the trxB gene encoding thioredoxin-disulfide reductase: MTDPFAPPPDEIGTEFDVIIIGAGPAGLCAAMYSGRGMLRAVVLERGIPGGELLNTEKVEDYPGFVSILGPDLAEKMTVHAKEFGADIRMEEATSIVRRDDGIFEVTTMSGAVFTAPAVILTAGGTPNKLGVPGEAEYAGKGVSYCAVCDGAFFKGETIAVIGGGDAAVEEADYLTRYAAKVYIVHRREEFRAARVLQERAFFNPKIEVLWNRKVLEMLGDGRGLQRLTMEDTTSGEVSELPVTGAFVFIGFTPNSGLVKQHIEHDPAGYLITNDRMETSIPGLFAAGDLRVQLTRQVTTAVGDATTAAIAVEKFLAARKEVNPV, translated from the coding sequence ATGACCGACCCCTTTGCTCCGCCCCCTGACGAAATCGGCACTGAATTCGACGTGATCATCATCGGCGCCGGCCCCGCGGGGCTCTGCGCCGCGATGTACTCCGGCCGCGGCATGCTCCGGGCGGTCGTGCTCGAGCGCGGCATCCCCGGCGGCGAGCTTCTCAATACCGAGAAGGTCGAGGACTACCCGGGATTCGTCTCGATTCTCGGTCCCGATCTGGCCGAGAAGATGACCGTGCACGCCAAGGAGTTCGGCGCCGACATCCGGATGGAGGAAGCGACGTCAATCGTCCGGCGCGACGACGGGATCTTCGAGGTCACTACGATGAGCGGTGCCGTCTTCACCGCACCGGCGGTGATCCTCACGGCCGGCGGCACGCCAAACAAGCTCGGTGTCCCGGGCGAAGCAGAGTACGCGGGGAAGGGCGTCTCCTACTGCGCGGTATGTGACGGCGCATTCTTCAAGGGCGAGACGATCGCGGTGATCGGTGGTGGCGATGCCGCGGTCGAAGAGGCCGACTATCTCACTCGCTATGCGGCGAAGGTGTACATCGTGCATCGGCGCGAGGAATTCCGCGCCGCTCGCGTGCTGCAGGAACGGGCGTTCTTCAATCCGAAGATCGAGGTCCTCTGGAACCGGAAGGTGCTGGAGATGCTCGGGGACGGTCGCGGATTGCAGCGGCTGACGATGGAAGACACGACCAGCGGCGAAGTGTCCGAACTCCCGGTGACCGGCGCCTTCGTGTTCATCGGCTTCACCCCGAACTCCGGGCTCGTGAAGCAGCACATCGAGCACGATCCCGCCGGGTACCTGATCACCAATGACCGGATGGAAACGTCGATTCCCGGCCTCTTCGCCGCGGGCGATCTCCGGGTGCAGCTCACCCGCCAGGTCACGACTGCCGTTGGTGATGCCACGACCGCCGCGATTGCCGTCGAGAAGTTCCTCGCGGCCCGGAAAGAGGTCAATCCGGTCTGA
- a CDS encoding dihydrolipoamide acetyltransferase family protein, producing the protein MARIDVIMPQMGESIAEGTMSKWLKKVGDAVKRDEPIFEISTDKVDAEIPAPNGGVLTEVLVTEGQTVAVGTIVGRIETEAGAAAAASAPATSAPAPAAPPAKAPEPAPARAATPVPAAKPAPAPAASSAPEPAAGTESAEDRLKRKSTPLVRKMVEEHHLDLGAIPGSGSAGRVTKQDVLSYLESGAPAPEPSRAADLAPAAMSTSSVAPAAPSAPVSVPASATVAAWEGDRVEPWSRIRKLTADHMVMSRRVSAHVNSLIEIDFTHVAQVRKRYRDVYAERGVNLTFLAFIAKAIAENLRKHPIVNAAVSGDNTIYRRDINLGIAVALDWGLIVPVVRHADELSLLGIARAVQDLAERARGKRLNPDDVQKGTFTITNPGGFGTYVGTPVINQPQVAILAVGAIEKRPSVVTLPDGSDTIGVRTKGMFCLAYDHRVVDGADADRFLADVRKTLHTFPEHQG; encoded by the coding sequence GTGGCGCGAATTGATGTCATCATGCCGCAAATGGGCGAATCGATCGCCGAAGGAACGATGTCGAAGTGGCTCAAGAAGGTCGGTGACGCCGTGAAGCGCGACGAGCCGATCTTCGAGATCTCCACCGACAAGGTCGACGCAGAGATTCCTGCGCCGAACGGCGGCGTGCTGACCGAAGTCCTGGTCACCGAGGGGCAGACCGTCGCGGTGGGGACGATCGTCGGGCGGATCGAGACCGAAGCTGGCGCGGCGGCCGCGGCCTCCGCGCCGGCGACGAGTGCACCGGCTCCCGCCGCACCGCCGGCGAAGGCGCCGGAACCGGCACCGGCAAGGGCAGCGACACCGGTACCGGCCGCGAAGCCGGCACCCGCACCGGCAGCATCGAGCGCGCCAGAACCAGCCGCGGGGACCGAGTCGGCGGAGGATCGCCTCAAGCGGAAATCAACGCCGCTGGTGCGCAAGATGGTCGAAGAGCATCACCTCGATCTCGGGGCGATTCCCGGAAGCGGATCGGCGGGTCGGGTGACCAAACAGGATGTCCTGAGCTATCTCGAGTCGGGTGCGCCCGCTCCGGAGCCATCGCGTGCTGCCGACCTGGCACCCGCGGCGATGAGCACGTCGTCGGTGGCACCGGCCGCCCCCTCGGCACCGGTCTCCGTCCCGGCCAGCGCGACCGTGGCGGCGTGGGAGGGCGATCGCGTCGAACCGTGGAGCAGGATTCGCAAGCTCACCGCCGACCACATGGTGATGTCGCGCCGGGTGTCCGCGCACGTCAATTCGCTGATCGAAATCGACTTCACGCACGTGGCCCAGGTCCGCAAGCGGTATCGCGACGTCTACGCCGAGCGCGGCGTCAACCTGACGTTCCTGGCATTCATCGCCAAGGCGATCGCGGAGAATCTCCGCAAGCATCCGATCGTCAACGCCGCGGTGTCCGGCGACAATACCATCTATCGCCGCGACATCAATCTCGGCATCGCCGTGGCGCTCGACTGGGGCCTGATCGTCCCGGTGGTTCGCCACGCGGACGAGTTGTCGCTGCTCGGCATCGCGCGCGCGGTACAGGATCTGGCCGAGCGCGCCCGGGGCAAGCGGCTCAATCCCGACGACGTGCAGAAGGGGACATTCACCATCACCAATCCGGGTGGCTTCGGCACCTACGTCGGCACGCCGGTGATCAACCAGCCGCAGGTCGCGATTCTCGCCGTCGGTGCGATCGAGAAGCGGCCGTCGGTGGTGACCCTTCCCGACGGCAGCGACACGATCGGCGTACGCACCAAGGGAATGTTCTGCCTTGCGTACGATCATCGCGTGGTCGACGGTGCGGATGCCGACCGATTCCTCGCGGATGTTCGCAAGACGTTGCACACCTTCCCGGAGCATCAGGGGTAG
- a CDS encoding MFS transporter codes for MTIGTQRWRQLALLAVAELLGMSVWFAGTAVAPALRVTLSLSASQSAWLTSAVQLGFVAGTLVAAVLNLSDIIPLRWYVAAAAVLAALANAALIPSHTFAVAVATRALTGMALAGVYPPAMKMAATWFRAERGLAIGAVVGALTMGKATPYLLEGGNHLPFRAVVLVPSVAALVAALLIARWYRDGPHAFPARPFSWGLIGEVARQPILREVTGGYLGHMWELYAFWAWIPAYLAASFAAAGGSRDVGAWAYCCVAIGAVGCIWGGISADRVGRPRVVRVAMVVSGCCCVASALIFGGPRWLVLLVCLLWGVAVIADSAQFSAMVTEHAPAHAVGTALTLQTSLGFLLTAASIQLVPAVAGALGWRWALVALSLGPAAGIASVRRLGRA; via the coding sequence ATGACCATCGGCACGCAGCGCTGGCGGCAGCTGGCGCTCCTTGCCGTCGCAGAATTGCTCGGCATGTCGGTCTGGTTCGCCGGGACCGCGGTTGCTCCAGCGCTGCGCGTCACACTCTCCCTCTCCGCCAGTCAATCGGCGTGGCTCACGTCGGCGGTCCAGCTCGGCTTTGTAGCGGGCACGCTGGTCGCCGCCGTGCTCAATCTCTCCGACATCATTCCGTTGCGCTGGTACGTCGCGGCGGCAGCCGTGCTCGCCGCGCTGGCGAACGCCGCGCTGATTCCATCGCACACCTTTGCTGTTGCGGTCGCCACCCGCGCGCTCACGGGGATGGCGCTCGCCGGCGTCTACCCTCCAGCGATGAAGATGGCCGCGACGTGGTTTCGAGCCGAACGGGGGCTGGCGATCGGCGCGGTGGTCGGCGCGCTCACCATGGGAAAGGCGACGCCGTACCTCCTCGAAGGCGGCAATCATCTTCCGTTTCGCGCCGTCGTGCTCGTTCCGTCGGTCGCCGCACTCGTTGCCGCACTCCTGATCGCTCGGTGGTACCGCGACGGTCCCCACGCGTTTCCCGCGCGACCCTTTTCCTGGGGACTGATCGGTGAGGTGGCACGCCAGCCGATCCTCCGCGAAGTCACCGGCGGGTACCTCGGTCACATGTGGGAACTGTACGCTTTCTGGGCCTGGATCCCGGCGTATCTGGCCGCGTCGTTCGCTGCCGCCGGCGGAAGCCGCGACGTCGGCGCGTGGGCTTATTGCTGTGTCGCGATCGGCGCAGTGGGATGCATCTGGGGTGGCATTTCCGCCGATCGCGTGGGCCGGCCCCGCGTGGTGCGCGTGGCGATGGTTGTCAGCGGATGCTGCTGTGTTGCGAGCGCACTGATCTTCGGCGGCCCGCGGTGGCTCGTGTTGCTTGTCTGCCTTCTCTGGGGCGTCGCCGTGATCGCCGACTCGGCGCAGTTTTCGGCCATGGTCACCGAACATGCGCCGGCGCACGCGGTTGGCACGGCGCTCACCCTGCAGACCTCGCTCGGCTTTCTCCTGACGGCGGCGAGTATCCAGCTGGTGCCGGCGGTCGCCGGTGCGCTGGGATGGCGCTGGGCGCTGGTTGCGCTGTCGCTTGGTCCCGCCGCCGGTATCGCCAGCGTCCGCCGGTTGGGGCGCGCATAG
- a CDS encoding aspartate ammonia-lyase: MTTRTEKDPLGEKQVPADALYGIQTLRAAENFPISGLPPLPAFVDAVVMIKRSAAETHRETGRLDAKYADAIIRAADEILAGQHREQFIVDPYQAGAGTSHNMNVNEVLANRANELLGAPRGKYSPIHPNDHVNMAQSTNDVIPTAMRLATLRTLPALLAAMEGLEHSFLAKGKEFDGVMKSGRTHLQDATPIRLGQEFTAYGHTVSRHRQKLSEASHWLRAMNIGGTAVGTGINAEKTYPGLMVKYLKALTGLELEESTDRIQLMQSMGDIATFSGAVRAFVLDLGKIADDIRLLASGPRTGLAEILLPAVQPGSSIMPGKVNPSIAEMVNQVCYQVIGLDTTVAMASKAGQLELNVMMPVITHNIVFALMILARAVETFDERCIRGIEADAAQCAYWLERSPALVTALAPKIGYAEAAKLAKEAIATGLTVKQLVVEKKILEGRELDEVLDLHAMTELGVPGGKGLPGGG; this comes from the coding sequence ATGACGACCCGCACCGAAAAAGATCCGCTCGGCGAGAAGCAGGTGCCCGCCGACGCCCTGTACGGCATCCAGACCCTTCGCGCCGCCGAGAACTTCCCCATCTCCGGGCTCCCACCGCTCCCCGCGTTTGTCGACGCGGTCGTGATGATCAAGCGGTCCGCCGCCGAAACCCATCGCGAAACGGGACGCCTCGACGCGAAATACGCCGACGCGATCATCCGCGCCGCCGACGAGATTCTCGCCGGGCAACATCGCGAGCAGTTCATCGTCGATCCGTATCAGGCCGGTGCCGGCACGTCGCACAACATGAACGTGAACGAGGTCCTCGCCAATCGCGCCAACGAACTGCTCGGCGCGCCGCGCGGCAAGTACTCGCCGATTCATCCCAACGATCACGTCAACATGGCGCAGTCGACCAACGACGTGATTCCGACGGCGATGCGCCTCGCCACGTTGCGCACGCTCCCCGCGCTCCTCGCCGCGATGGAAGGACTCGAGCACTCGTTTCTCGCCAAGGGGAAGGAATTCGACGGGGTGATGAAATCGGGGCGCACGCACCTGCAGGATGCGACGCCGATCCGCCTCGGGCAGGAGTTCACCGCGTACGGGCACACGGTATCACGACACCGGCAGAAGCTCTCCGAGGCGTCGCACTGGCTGCGAGCGATGAACATCGGCGGGACCGCGGTGGGCACCGGAATCAACGCCGAGAAGACCTATCCGGGATTGATGGTGAAGTACCTCAAGGCACTCACCGGCCTCGAGCTCGAGGAGTCGACCGATCGCATCCAGTTGATGCAATCGATGGGCGACATCGCGACCTTCAGCGGTGCGGTGCGCGCCTTTGTCCTCGATCTCGGCAAGATCGCCGACGACATCCGGCTCCTCGCATCGGGACCGCGCACCGGACTCGCGGAGATTCTCCTCCCGGCGGTGCAGCCGGGGTCGAGCATCATGCCGGGGAAGGTCAACCCGTCGATCGCGGAGATGGTGAATCAGGTCTGCTACCAGGTGATCGGCCTCGACACCACGGTCGCGATGGCGTCGAAGGCGGGCCAGCTCGAACTCAACGTGATGATGCCGGTGATCACGCACAACATCGTCTTTGCGCTGATGATTCTCGCGCGCGCAGTTGAGACCTTCGACGAGCGATGCATTCGCGGCATCGAGGCCGATGCCGCGCAGTGTGCCTACTGGCTCGAACGGAGTCCCGCGCTGGTGACCGCGCTCGCGCCGAAGATCGGCTACGCAGAGGCCGCCAAGCTCGCCAAGGAAGCGATCGCGACCGGGCTCACCGTGAAGCAGCTGGTGGTCGAGAAGAAGATTCTCGAAGGACGCGAACTCGATGAGGTGCTTGACCTGCACGCCATGACCGAGCTGGGCGTGCCCGGCGGTAAGGGCCTCCCGGGCGGCGGATGA
- a CDS encoding SDR family oxidoreductase codes for MELDGRVALVTGGAVRLGRAFAEALAGRGMRVAVHYGSSSREADEVVAALRSRGADAAAFGADLRDVSAALKLVDDVVQHFGQLDLLLNSAAVMERIGVADTSAEQWDDVLNLNLRAPFFLAQRAAPHLAKTHGTIINMADLGGLEPWPGYAAHSISKAGVVMLTKVLATALAPDVRVNALAPGTVMVPDDFDKAKRDFLSATTPMQRLGTPEDAVQAMLFLAERADFITGEILVVDGGRVLRR; via the coding sequence ATGGAACTCGACGGGCGAGTGGCACTCGTGACCGGCGGGGCTGTCCGGCTCGGTCGCGCGTTCGCCGAGGCGCTGGCGGGGCGCGGGATGCGCGTCGCCGTGCATTACGGTTCGTCGAGCAGGGAAGCCGACGAAGTGGTGGCGGCGCTGCGATCACGCGGCGCCGATGCGGCTGCGTTCGGTGCCGATCTTCGTGACGTGTCGGCGGCGCTGAAGCTGGTCGATGATGTGGTGCAGCACTTCGGACAGCTTGACCTGCTGCTCAATTCGGCCGCGGTGATGGAACGGATCGGTGTTGCGGATACATCGGCCGAGCAGTGGGACGATGTCCTCAATCTCAATCTTCGCGCCCCGTTCTTTCTCGCACAGCGTGCCGCTCCGCATCTCGCGAAAACCCACGGCACGATCATCAACATGGCCGACCTCGGCGGACTCGAGCCGTGGCCCGGCTACGCTGCCCATTCAATCAGCAAGGCGGGAGTGGTGATGTTGACCAAGGTCCTCGCCACGGCGCTCGCCCCGGATGTCCGCGTCAACGCGCTCGCGCCCGGGACCGTCATGGTGCCGGATGACTTCGACAAGGCGAAGCGGGACTTTCTCTCGGCAACCACGCCGATGCAGCGCCTCGGGACGCCCGAGGATGCCGTGCAGGCGATGCTCTTCCTCGCCGAGCGGGCAGATTTCATCACGGGAGAGATCCTCGTGGTTGACGGCGGGCGAGTATTGCGCCGATGA
- the moeB gene encoding molybdopterin-synthase adenylyltransferase MoeB, protein MPSTPSLSPDELLRYARHLTLAEVGVAGQEKLKGARVLLIGVGGLGSPAALYLAAAGVGTLGIVDSDIVDPSNLQRQVLHDTHSIGEEKTASAHRKLDALNPNVHVELFAERITAANAREIVRQFDVVIDGSDNFPTRYLVNDACVLERRPLVYGSILRFEGQLSLFVTPGGPCYRCLFSEPPPAELVPSCADAGVLGVLPGIIGTLQALEAIKWIVGIGQSARGRLLLFDALALSFREIAVHRDPDCAVCGDHPTVTALIDYEEFCNVGEMRMIDDAAEIGPGELARRMKEPNPPFVLDVREEWEFALAHLEGTRLIPLGLLPGRLAELPRGRDLVTLCHHGTRSLRARDLLIRAGFGRVQSLEGGIDAWAVQVDPALRRY, encoded by the coding sequence ATGCCCTCGACACCGTCGCTCTCCCCCGACGAACTCCTTCGCTACGCGCGCCACCTCACGCTCGCCGAAGTCGGCGTCGCGGGTCAGGAGAAGCTCAAGGGCGCGCGCGTCCTGCTCATCGGAGTGGGCGGACTCGGATCACCGGCGGCGCTCTATCTCGCGGCGGCCGGTGTCGGGACGCTCGGAATCGTGGACAGCGACATCGTCGATCCGTCGAACCTGCAGCGCCAGGTCCTGCACGACACGCACTCGATCGGGGAAGAGAAGACCGCATCGGCGCATCGCAAGCTCGACGCCCTCAACCCCAACGTGCACGTCGAACTCTTTGCCGAGCGAATCACCGCGGCGAACGCACGGGAGATCGTCCGGCAGTTCGACGTCGTGATTGACGGCAGCGACAATTTCCCGACACGCTACCTGGTGAACGATGCCTGCGTGCTGGAGCGGCGGCCGCTGGTGTATGGCAGCATCCTGCGCTTCGAAGGGCAGCTGTCGCTGTTCGTCACACCGGGCGGCCCGTGCTATCGCTGCCTCTTCTCCGAGCCGCCGCCCGCGGAGTTGGTCCCCAGCTGCGCCGACGCCGGTGTCCTCGGCGTACTTCCCGGAATCATCGGCACGCTGCAAGCGCTCGAGGCGATCAAATGGATCGTGGGGATCGGCCAATCTGCGCGCGGCCGGCTCCTGCTGTTCGACGCACTGGCGCTGTCGTTCCGTGAAATCGCCGTTCATCGTGATCCCGACTGCGCCGTCTGCGGTGATCATCCGACGGTCACAGCGCTGATCGATTACGAGGAGTTCTGCAACGTGGGGGAGATGCGGATGATCGATGATGCGGCCGAAATCGGCCCGGGAGAGCTGGCGCGTCGGATGAAGGAGCCGAATCCTCCGTTCGTCCTCGATGTGCGCGAGGAGTGGGAATTTGCACTGGCCCACCTCGAAGGAACCCGGCTGATTCCACTCGGCCTCCTTCCCGGCAGGCTCGCCGAGCTCCCGCGTGGCCGCGATCTGGTCACCCTTTGCCATCACGGCACCCGATCACTCCGGGCACGCGACCTGTTGATCCGCGCCGGCTTCGGCCGGGTGCAATCCCTCGAAGGCGGGATTGACGCCTGGGCCGTCCAAGTCGATCCGGCACTTCGGCGGTATTAG
- a CDS encoding divalent metal cation transporter: MPSARSLARSAAKQPGRAIRLVRQFWSALGPGVITGAADDDPSGIATYSITGAQFGTSLLWLAPLTWPLMAAVQAMCARIGMVTGEGLMAALRLKFPRMVLAVACLALLIANTANIGADLSAMADAAEMLSNVDSHIWVIVFGAIIGWATVRLRYAMVANVLKWLALVLFAYVIAALKVGPHWGAVLHDTLLPSMPRGNAPWATVVAILGTTISPYLFFWQASQEVEEEKALGRHSLVARRNATGDEISRRKIDVGIGTFFSNAAMFFIILTTALTLHVHGLTQLESSRDVAEALRPLAGRFAAVLYTVGLVGTGALAIPTLAGSAAYAFAELFGWQQGIDEHFRGAPAFYAVVLIAVAAGTGFDFANVTPIKALYWTAVINGILAPFLLLGILIAASDSELMQGQPSSRLGLTVVAITTVIMFGAIIGMVVF, from the coding sequence ATGCCATCGGCACGTTCGCTCGCCCGCTCGGCCGCCAAGCAACCAGGCCGGGCTATCCGCCTTGTGCGCCAGTTCTGGAGCGCGCTCGGGCCCGGGGTGATCACGGGCGCCGCCGATGACGATCCCTCCGGGATCGCAACGTATTCGATCACCGGCGCGCAGTTCGGGACGTCGCTCCTCTGGCTGGCGCCGCTCACCTGGCCATTGATGGCAGCGGTGCAGGCGATGTGCGCCCGGATCGGCATGGTCACCGGCGAAGGGTTGATGGCCGCGCTGCGACTCAAGTTCCCCCGGATGGTCCTTGCGGTCGCCTGCCTCGCGCTGTTGATCGCGAATACGGCCAACATCGGCGCCGACCTCTCGGCGATGGCCGATGCGGCCGAGATGTTGTCCAACGTCGACTCGCACATCTGGGTGATTGTCTTCGGCGCCATCATCGGATGGGCGACGGTGCGGTTGCGCTACGCGATGGTCGCCAATGTGCTGAAGTGGCTGGCACTGGTGCTCTTTGCCTACGTGATCGCGGCGTTGAAGGTCGGACCACACTGGGGAGCGGTCCTCCACGACACACTGCTCCCGTCGATGCCGCGCGGGAATGCGCCGTGGGCTACCGTCGTCGCCATTCTCGGCACCACCATTTCGCCGTACCTCTTCTTCTGGCAGGCATCGCAGGAAGTGGAGGAGGAGAAGGCGCTCGGCCGCCATTCGCTGGTGGCGCGGCGCAACGCGACGGGCGACGAGATTTCGCGGCGGAAGATCGACGTCGGGATCGGGACGTTCTTCTCGAACGCCGCGATGTTCTTCATCATCCTCACCACCGCGCTCACGCTGCATGTCCACGGGTTGACGCAGCTGGAGAGCAGCCGGGATGTGGCCGAAGCGCTGCGCCCGCTGGCCGGCCGCTTTGCCGCCGTGTTGTACACCGTCGGCCTGGTCGGCACCGGCGCACTCGCGATTCCCACGCTCGCCGGGTCCGCGGCGTACGCCTTCGCCGAACTGTTCGGATGGCAGCAGGGGATCGACGAACACTTCCGCGGCGCGCCGGCGTTCTACGCCGTGGTGCTGATCGCGGTGGCCGCGGGAACGGGGTTCGACTTTGCCAACGTGACGCCGATCAAGGCGTTGTACTGGACCGCGGTGATCAACGGGATCCTGGCGCCGTTCCTCCTCCTCGGCATCCTGATCGCGGCATCGGACAGCGAGCTGATGCAGGGCCAGCCGAGCTCGCGGCTCGGACTCACTGTAGTAGCGATTACTACAGTGATCATGTTTGGCGCCATTATCGGGATGGTGGTCTTCTAG
- a CDS encoding alpha-ketoacid dehydrogenase subunit beta — MAEITFVEAIREGLLEEMERDPNVFCLGEDIGRYGGAFKATDGLLDRFGEGRVIDAPISEAAIVGAAAGAAHYGMRPVCEMQFIDFISCAYDMLTNYVATARYRAMLPCPIVVRGPSGGYVRGGPFHSQNPEAAFLHTPGLKIAYPSTAEDAKGMLKAAIRDDDPVLFFEHKYLYRRIKGTMPSGDHVVPLGKARVAREGRDLSIITYAATVWKALEAAEELERSDGLSVEVIDLRSLLPLDDDAIVATVRKTNRVLVVHEDTVTGGIAGEITARINELCFEWLDAPVRRVAAHDVPLPYAPPLEDFVLPQTSDIVRASRWLAAY, encoded by the coding sequence ATGGCTGAGATCACCTTTGTCGAGGCGATTCGCGAGGGATTGCTGGAAGAGATGGAACGCGACCCGAACGTCTTCTGTCTCGGCGAGGACATCGGCCGGTACGGCGGCGCGTTCAAGGCGACCGACGGACTCCTCGACCGGTTTGGCGAGGGACGCGTGATCGACGCGCCGATTTCGGAAGCCGCGATCGTCGGCGCTGCCGCGGGCGCCGCGCACTACGGCATGCGACCGGTCTGCGAGATGCAGTTCATCGATTTCATCTCATGCGCATACGACATGCTGACCAACTACGTCGCGACCGCGCGCTACCGAGCGATGTTGCCCTGCCCGATCGTCGTGCGCGGTCCGTCGGGTGGCTACGTCCGGGGCGGGCCGTTCCACTCGCAGAATCCCGAAGCGGCGTTTCTGCACACTCCCGGTCTCAAGATCGCCTATCCGTCGACCGCCGAAGACGCCAAGGGAATGTTGAAGGCGGCGATCCGCGACGACGATCCCGTGCTCTTCTTCGAGCACAAGTATCTCTATCGACGGATCAAGGGGACGATGCCGTCCGGCGATCATGTCGTGCCGCTCGGGAAGGCCCGCGTCGCCCGCGAAGGGCGCGATCTGTCGATCATCACCTACGCGGCGACGGTCTGGAAGGCGCTGGAAGCAGCGGAGGAACTGGAGCGGTCGGACGGCCTGTCGGTCGAGGTAATCGATCTGCGCTCCTTGCTGCCGCTCGATGACGATGCCATCGTTGCCACGGTGCGGAAGACCAATCGAGTGCTCGTGGTGCATGAGGACACGGTGACCGGCGGCATCGCCGGCGAAATCACTGCGCGGATCAACGAGCTCTGCTTCGAGTGGCTCGACGCGCCGGTGCGGCGTGTCGCCGCGCACGACGTGCCGTTGCCGTACGCGCCCCCGCTCGAGGATTTCGTCCTCCCGCAAACATCGGATATTGTGCGCGCGAGCCGCTGGCTCGCCGCCTACTGA